A stretch of the Bacillus sp. BGMRC 2118 genome encodes the following:
- a CDS encoding penicillin-binding protein 2, with protein sequence MNKKKKTHVPLRLNFLFFIVFCLFAALIVRLGLVQIVYGEDYVKEVNRTENLEVSVSVPRGVIYDRDHRTIVDNVAKNAITYTKPKGTKPEELLDIAQKLANLVPQDEIRFEKITERDFKDYWILTRPKEAKAKLTEKEWKKKNAYKLQLSRITDDDLKEITDEEMHVVSYFREMVSASSLTPKIIKKGENGITAEELAIVSENLESLPNIDVTTDWDRDLHVEILGSVLGSITSADEGLPADKLDYYLARGYSRDDRVGKSQLEEEYEDVLAGQKKKIRNITDKAGNVLNTEVINEGKSGNDLILSIDFELQAEVEKIIEEELLSAKRKAGARFLDRAYVVMMNPKTGEIYSLAGKEIKTENGQYVIHDHALGTFASAYTMGSAVKGATVLTGMQAGVINAGTKFNDRSMYFKGNPKPKGSYATLGSVDDLNALKLSSNVYMFNIALKMMGVNYSPHMSLPLKPEALNTMRSYFHQFGLGVKTEIDLPSESSGYPGKLSNPGLMLDYAIGQFDTYTPLQLAQYVSTIANGGYRMKPQIVKEIRQPSLENELGPVVKPFKPVVLNQIDMSEEQLARVQEGFRRVMQEPRGTATTWFGKSPNNPAGKTGTAQSFVFERDANGKLKHTWSTYNLTLVGYAPYDNPEVAFSIVVPNLDTDKNPVNKLIGQRVLDKYFELKKADVTATEGNEVIETEDQLPETEESTETVEE encoded by the coding sequence ATGAATAAAAAGAAAAAAACACACGTTCCGTTGCGGTTGAATTTTTTGTTTTTTATTGTGTTTTGTTTGTTTGCAGCCTTGATTGTACGGCTTGGTCTTGTTCAAATTGTGTACGGTGAAGATTATGTAAAGGAAGTCAATCGTACAGAAAACCTTGAGGTGAGTGTATCGGTTCCTCGTGGAGTGATTTATGACCGTGATCACCGAACGATTGTTGATAATGTGGCAAAGAATGCGATTACGTATACGAAGCCAAAAGGAACAAAGCCTGAGGAGCTCCTGGATATTGCACAAAAGCTTGCAAATCTTGTTCCACAGGACGAAATCCGTTTTGAGAAAATTACAGAGCGTGATTTTAAGGATTATTGGATTTTAACTCGTCCTAAGGAAGCAAAGGCAAAACTAACAGAGAAAGAGTGGAAAAAGAAAAATGCTTATAAACTTCAACTTTCTCGTATAACTGATGATGATTTAAAAGAGATTACAGATGAAGAGATGCATGTTGTTTCTTATTTCAGAGAAATGGTCAGTGCCTCTTCTTTAACCCCTAAGATTATCAAAAAAGGTGAAAATGGGATCACTGCAGAAGAACTTGCCATCGTTAGTGAAAACTTAGAAAGCTTACCAAATATTGATGTAACCACTGACTGGGATCGTGATCTACATGTTGAAATACTAGGATCCGTTCTCGGCAGTATCACATCGGCTGATGAAGGTCTTCCTGCTGATAAACTGGATTATTACTTAGCACGTGGCTATAGCCGGGATGACCGTGTTGGGAAAAGTCAACTAGAAGAAGAGTACGAAGATGTACTTGCTGGGCAAAAGAAGAAGATTCGTAACATTACCGACAAGGCTGGAAATGTGCTGAACACAGAAGTCATAAATGAAGGAAAAAGCGGTAATGATTTGATTTTATCGATTGATTTTGAACTTCAAGCTGAGGTTGAAAAAATTATCGAAGAAGAATTACTTTCTGCCAAAAGAAAAGCAGGAGCCCGATTCTTGGACCGTGCTTATGTTGTGATGATGAACCCGAAAACAGGGGAAATTTATTCACTAGCCGGGAAGGAAATAAAGACGGAAAATGGGCAATATGTTATACATGATCATGCTCTTGGAACATTTGCTTCAGCCTATACAATGGGATCGGCTGTGAAGGGTGCTACCGTTTTAACGGGTATGCAGGCAGGCGTTATTAATGCTGGTACTAAATTCAATGACCGCTCTATGTATTTCAAGGGAAATCCAAAACCAAAGGGATCCTATGCAACATTAGGAAGTGTTGATGACCTTAATGCATTAAAGCTGTCTTCCAACGTTTACATGTTTAACATTGCTCTTAAAATGATGGGGGTAAACTATAGCCCTCATATGTCTCTACCCTTAAAGCCTGAGGCATTGAATACGATGCGAAGCTATTTCCACCAATTTGGATTAGGCGTTAAGACAGAAATTGATTTACCTTCTGAAAGTAGTGGGTATCCAGGTAAACTTTCAAACCCAGGGTTAATGCTTGACTATGCCATTGGACAATTCGATACGTATACACCACTACAATTAGCACAGTATGTTTCTACAATTGCAAATGGTGGATACCGCATGAAGCCACAAATCGTTAAAGAGATACGACAACCATCATTAGAGAACGAACTAGGTCCGGTTGTAAAACCGTTTAAGCCTGTTGTCTTAAATCAGATTGATATGAGTGAAGAACAACTTGCCAGAGTTCAAGAAGGATTTAGACGAGTGATGCAGGAGCCAAGAGGAACAGCTACTACATGGTTTGGTAAATCCCCAAATAATCCTGCCGGTAAAACAGGTACGGCTCAATCCTTTGTATTTGAACGAGATGCAAATGGTAAGCTAAAACATACATGGTCTACTTACAATTTAACACTTGTAGGATACGCACCTTACGACAATCCGGAAGTTGCATTCTCCATTGTGGTTCCAAATCTGGACACTGATAAAAATCCGGTGAATAAATTGATTGGCCAGAGAGTTCTGGATAAGTACTTTGAACTTAAAAAGGCTGATGTAACCGCAACAGAAGGCAACGAAGTCATTGAAACAGAAGATCAACTTCCTGAAACTGAGGAAAGCACTGAAACAGTAGAAGAGTAG
- a CDS encoding G/U mismatch-specific DNA glycosylase yields MKPIPDHLTQGLKIVFIGFNPSIRSSETGHHFANPNNRFWKILFESGLTPRLYRTEEDQDLLQLGLGLTNIVERPTKEALEISKEEYEEGRLQLIEKLKEYQPKIACYVGKGVYQELSKKKTTPWGLQETSVVEGVLDFVAPSSSGLVRMRLNEIVDIYKQLHEIT; encoded by the coding sequence ATGAAGCCAATTCCAGATCACTTAACACAAGGTTTAAAAATTGTCTTTATCGGGTTTAATCCAAGTATTAGATCAAGTGAAACCGGTCATCACTTTGCCAATCCGAACAATCGGTTTTGGAAAATATTATTTGAATCAGGATTGACTCCACGTTTATATCGAACAGAAGAAGATCAAGACTTACTTCAACTTGGGCTTGGATTGACCAATATTGTAGAACGGCCAACGAAAGAAGCGCTAGAAATCTCAAAAGAAGAATACGAAGAAGGAAGATTACAGCTAATAGAAAAGCTAAAAGAATATCAACCGAAAATTGCCTGCTATGTAGGAAAAGGTGTGTATCAGGAGCTGTCAAAAAAGAAAACCACTCCATGGGGACTACAAGAAACCTCCGTAGTAGAAGGTGTGCTGGACTTTGTCGCACCATCATCTAGTGGTCTTGTAAGAATGAGACTAAACGAAATCGTCGATATTTATAAACAATTGCATGAAATTACGTAA
- a CDS encoding LysM peptidoglycan-binding domain-containing protein has product MIMNHRTLKDGTILLFLDPSLTEFARELQHGEQGKKVTLQQSVMEYVKERVPNANGKVIKVMLGSIVVTTLAFGVNNTSKAAASTSDSVQSQQSVYTVQAGDTLSGIAKRFNTTVTDIKQVNQLTSDVIYIGQSLKMPVTTSTVTTTTYTVQSGDSLSVIAKRFGTTVDQLKAINNLTSDIIYVGQTLKVAGTSAITPAPSSTQTTSTYTVQSGDSLSVIARKFGTTVTNLKQLNGLTSDTIYVGQTLKVTGTASTQETTNTYTVISGDSLSAIAKRYGITITELKQANNLTSDLIRVGQVLTIPSAGTTTPAPAPTQTQQSTEQRMQALLQDSKNYLGVRYVWGGESPSGFDCSGFVYFMFNKHGFDFPRQTSGDYYKMGTAVSKANLQPGDLVFFGVNTPGVVSHVGFYMGDGKYISATSSSGIAIVSLDNVYWSKYYMGAKRVV; this is encoded by the coding sequence ATGATTATGAACCATCGTACCCTGAAAGACGGTACTATCCTTTTATTCCTTGATCCGTCATTAACAGAATTTGCACGTGAGCTTCAGCACGGGGAACAAGGTAAAAAGGTAACTCTGCAACAAAGTGTCATGGAGTATGTAAAAGAACGTGTACCAAATGCAAATGGAAAAGTAATAAAAGTGATGCTGGGCTCCATTGTTGTGACAACACTGGCATTTGGCGTGAATAATACGTCCAAAGCCGCAGCATCAACGAGTGATTCAGTTCAAAGTCAGCAAAGTGTGTATACAGTTCAAGCAGGGGATACCCTTTCAGGAATTGCCAAGCGCTTCAACACAACCGTCACCGATATAAAACAGGTTAATCAATTAACGTCTGATGTCATCTATATTGGTCAGTCTTTAAAAATGCCAGTAACCACGTCAACGGTTACAACAACAACCTATACTGTCCAGAGTGGTGACTCCTTATCTGTCATAGCAAAAAGATTTGGAACAACAGTGGATCAGTTAAAGGCAATCAACAATCTAACATCCGATATCATCTACGTCGGACAGACATTAAAGGTAGCAGGTACAAGTGCTATTACACCAGCGCCATCATCAACTCAAACTACATCAACCTATACTGTACAATCAGGAGACTCCTTATCTGTCATTGCTAGAAAGTTTGGGACAACCGTTACAAACCTAAAACAGTTGAACGGATTAACATCAGATACAATTTATGTCGGTCAGACATTGAAAGTAACTGGAACTGCTTCAACTCAGGAAACAACGAATACTTATACGGTGATATCAGGTGATTCGTTATCAGCCATTGCAAAGAGGTATGGAATAACAATCACCGAGCTCAAACAAGCAAATAACTTAACGTCTGATTTAATTAGGGTTGGACAAGTATTAACCATTCCGAGTGCAGGAACAACAACGCCAGCACCAGCACCTACCCAAACTCAACAAAGTACGGAGCAGCGAATGCAGGCACTTCTGCAGGACTCCAAAAATTATCTAGGTGTTCGCTATGTTTGGGGAGGAGAGTCACCAAGCGGGTTTGACTGCTCAGGATTTGTTTATTTTATGTTTAATAAGCACGGTTTTGACTTCCCGAGGCAAACATCTGGTGATTATTACAAAATGGGAACAGCTGTATCAAAGGCGAATTTACAACCGGGAGATCTCGTATTCTTCGGGGTTAATACACCAGGAGTTGTGTCACACGTAGGCTTTTATATGGGAGACGGGAAATATATCTCAGCAACCTCTTCGAGTGGGATTGCAATCGTTTCTTTGGACAATGTGTATTGGTCGAAATATTATATGGGTGCCAAGCGGGTTGTATAG
- the ssb gene encoding single-stranded DNA-binding protein — protein sequence MINKVILVGRLVKDPELKYLEDGKAVTSITLAVNRNFRNQNGDYDTDFLNCTLWKKNAENTANFCRKGSVIGVTGRIQTRNYDNQDGQRVYITEVVAEGVKFLSAKKEAFV from the coding sequence TTGATAAACAAAGTGATATTAGTAGGTAGACTCGTAAAGGATCCAGAGCTGAAATACTTAGAAGATGGAAAAGCAGTCACGTCTATTACGCTAGCAGTGAACCGCAATTTTAGAAATCAAAATGGTGATTATGATACAGATTTTCTGAATTGCACACTGTGGAAGAAAAATGCAGAGAACACCGCAAACTTTTGCAGAAAGGGATCCGTCATTGGTGTAACCGGCAGAATACAAACGAGAAACTATGATAATCAAGATGGCCAAAGAGTATATATAACAGAGGTCGTAGCAGAAGGCGTTAAATTTTTAAGCGCAAAGAAAGAAGCATTCGTATAA
- a CDS encoding LysM peptidoglycan-binding domain-containing protein yields MNIRESKLLPNSNGSYTLEINIGSYNEEFASELGHPSKSRESLLQEVRRIAKQQYPNLKITTIKVLAGAMLIGVISLGAGERLNVQAAGTTYQVVSGYPTISHTVKSGDTLSVIARDYSVTVTEIKDFNRLTTDIIHVGQIIKIPYYQYTVASGDSLSLIAKKLNSTVTAIKEKNKLTSDQIYIGQRLLVPVAKTETMVVSPAPAPITETTTNTYTVKSGDSLGLIAKNYGTTVENLQKLNSLTTTVIYPGQVLKVPALTAPAPTPAPTPAPTPVEAAPVQDTSYTVVLGDSLSLIAKKFNVTVDQIKATNKLTTDMIFVGQKLTIPVSTTQEPAPTSPILKPTDPVPTQTTYTVVLGDSLSVIASRNNTTVTAIKELNNLQSDMIFVGQKLVIPTKEVVVDQTPPVTPTIDPLQVVKQSNVSVYEVRGKTEAGAKVTITATDPSGKTLNAETNASNEGLYVFKQDFNSLQDGNIKIEVLATDAAGNKSTTQTATVIKDVTAPTSLEIVSEETITNQNASTFQVRGSVTGAEKVKIELTDEANNVIHDVITVNIQSYQKSVNVSSLVDGKITVRAIAVDSYGNEGAPVTRTTTKDTTGPGAPTLTGPDYINTVNQHEITLSGATEPGATVALTITDNVNSTTKQTTADSNGQYSFTIDARIFNEGKTTFTATSKDAAKNESEATTIQITKDVTASDLALGEAKNITTESSGVFSIDGKGEPGTSVLISMEDQEGTIVHQEVMTDESGAFLTTVETHSLSDGVITLLASQMDEAGNKSNTVTKVIQKDTAAPSIVSINPLDILTQTNAGEYTISGTSEPLTIIVATVTDNEGKTVSKEIKVAADGSFYTNVDLTGLNGEQLTLSLQPRDKVGNKGNITEEIITVDQTGPQTVEASFLPMMNRETVSSYTVSGITEANAPIEIEFTDGTTTIISQGRADQDGNYTVQTDLTRLKDGAISGIIKTKDTHQNIGATKEISVTKDTVVTDVTTVLGDESGKVSTTNVTSYGLSGTSQEEGATVTIEVTDGISVVKETALVIDGKYQSPLNLSNLTDGTLTVTAVQQDIAGNRSNEFTTTIEKDTAVNQPVIQSSKLTRTSTGYTYTIQGIGELNSKVYVTISGQSSPVTITKEFPLNITDTFTATIDVTSLNGQKPFITVSQEDSFGNESKLLIAGISSYVVGSGDTLWKISTVLGTTVNELKSLNQLTTDMVYIGQQLKVPLVAGLTEEAISETQAFNLGYLYHGSSNTYMETMQHTKGTINVVSPTYFDINPDGTLKLTQVVDRYFIANMQSNGIRVVPFLSNHWDRALGEKALQNRAVLTDQIAEAVRIYNLDGVNIDIENVTHEYREEYTEFARMLREKIPADKEVSVAVAANPYNYQTGWHGSYDYTSLAASTDYLMVMAYDESYTGSKPGPVASVQFVEKSIQYALANGVPKEKIVLGLGHYGRYWIEGSTFGGNAISNQQVSEAVKLYGGTVTFDQYSMSPKATFTIKEGDPKLSVYGVVLKPGNYTVWFENEESMRAKFELIEKYGIKGTGNWGVEMENREFWTSFSEWQSNVQQVNGEGS; encoded by the coding sequence ATGAACATTAGAGAAAGTAAGCTATTACCTAATTCAAATGGTAGCTACACCCTTGAAATTAACATTGGAAGCTATAATGAGGAATTTGCAAGTGAGCTTGGCCACCCATCCAAATCGCGGGAAAGTCTCCTGCAGGAAGTAAGAAGAATCGCAAAACAGCAGTACCCTAATCTCAAAATTACGACCATAAAAGTACTCGCTGGAGCCATGTTAATTGGTGTCATTAGCCTTGGTGCTGGTGAAAGGTTAAATGTTCAAGCAGCAGGAACTACTTATCAAGTAGTATCAGGTTATCCTACCATTTCTCATACAGTCAAAAGCGGGGACACGTTATCGGTCATCGCCCGGGACTACAGCGTAACCGTAACCGAGATAAAGGATTTTAACAGACTTACAACAGATATCATCCATGTGGGTCAAATTATAAAGATTCCTTACTACCAATATACCGTGGCAAGTGGAGATAGTTTATCGTTAATTGCCAAAAAACTAAACTCGACTGTAACGGCAATTAAAGAAAAAAACAAGTTAACATCAGATCAAATTTATATTGGCCAAAGACTACTCGTTCCGGTTGCAAAAACAGAAACAATGGTGGTTTCACCTGCACCAGCCCCAATAACGGAAACAACCACCAATACGTACACAGTCAAATCAGGGGATTCATTGGGATTGATTGCAAAAAACTACGGAACAACCGTTGAAAACCTGCAAAAATTGAACTCGCTAACAACAACGGTCATTTACCCTGGGCAAGTATTAAAGGTGCCGGCACTAACGGCTCCGGCACCGACACCAGCACCGACACCAGCACCAACTCCTGTCGAAGCGGCACCTGTTCAAGATACAAGCTATACGGTAGTGCTTGGAGACTCATTATCACTGATTGCCAAAAAGTTTAACGTGACAGTCGATCAAATCAAAGCAACAAATAAGCTGACAACTGACATGATCTTCGTTGGTCAAAAGCTGACGATACCAGTTTCAACTACTCAGGAACCAGCACCGACTTCACCTATCTTGAAGCCAACTGATCCAGTACCGACACAAACTACCTACACTGTGGTACTGGGAGATTCATTAAGTGTTATTGCAAGTCGAAACAATACAACTGTAACAGCAATAAAGGAACTCAATAACCTTCAATCTGATATGATATTTGTCGGTCAAAAGCTAGTAATCCCTACAAAAGAAGTGGTAGTTGACCAAACCCCACCAGTTACGCCGACCATTGATCCATTACAGGTTGTGAAGCAGTCGAATGTTTCAGTATATGAAGTGAGAGGAAAAACAGAAGCAGGTGCAAAGGTTACAATAACAGCAACTGATCCATCAGGAAAGACGCTCAATGCAGAGACAAATGCGTCTAATGAGGGCTTGTATGTTTTCAAACAAGATTTTAATTCACTACAGGATGGCAACATTAAAATTGAAGTTCTAGCGACGGATGCAGCAGGAAATAAAAGTACCACCCAAACTGCAACTGTCATAAAGGACGTGACAGCACCAACCAGCCTTGAAATAGTAAGCGAAGAAACCATCACAAATCAAAATGCTTCTACTTTCCAAGTCAGGGGATCGGTGACAGGAGCTGAAAAAGTAAAAATAGAACTAACAGATGAAGCAAATAACGTCATACATGATGTAATTACAGTAAATATTCAATCGTACCAAAAGAGTGTAAATGTATCCTCCTTAGTGGATGGAAAAATAACGGTAAGAGCTATTGCAGTGGATTCATATGGGAATGAAGGAGCTCCTGTAACGAGAACGACGACAAAAGATACGACCGGACCTGGTGCACCAACACTTACTGGTCCAGATTATATCAATACAGTCAATCAGCATGAAATAACCCTATCAGGTGCAACAGAGCCAGGTGCAACTGTGGCACTAACGATAACCGATAATGTCAACAGTACAACAAAACAAACAACAGCCGACTCGAATGGCCAGTACTCCTTCACTATTGATGCAAGAATCTTTAATGAAGGAAAAACAACATTTACAGCAACGAGTAAAGATGCAGCAAAAAATGAAAGTGAAGCAACCACGATTCAGATTACAAAAGATGTAACAGCCTCAGACCTTGCACTAGGTGAAGCTAAGAACATTACCACCGAATCTAGCGGAGTCTTTTCCATTGATGGAAAAGGAGAACCGGGTACCTCTGTTTTAATTTCTATGGAAGATCAAGAGGGAACAATCGTTCATCAAGAAGTCATGACGGATGAAAGTGGGGCTTTCCTAACAACAGTAGAAACACACTCACTGTCAGACGGTGTTATCACGCTTTTAGCATCTCAAATGGATGAAGCAGGTAATAAGAGCAATACGGTGACAAAGGTCATACAAAAAGATACCGCAGCTCCTTCTATTGTCAGCATCAATCCTTTGGATATCTTGACACAAACAAATGCCGGAGAATATACAATATCCGGAACGAGCGAACCGTTAACGATTATAGTTGCAACTGTTACTGACAATGAAGGGAAAACTGTTTCAAAAGAGATAAAAGTAGCAGCAGATGGAAGCTTTTACACAAACGTTGATTTAACAGGTCTAAATGGAGAGCAATTAACACTTTCCCTGCAGCCAAGAGACAAAGTGGGAAATAAAGGGAACATTACAGAAGAAATCATTACAGTTGATCAGACGGGTCCGCAAACTGTAGAAGCAAGCTTTTTACCGATGATGAATAGAGAAACAGTAAGTTCGTATACAGTTTCTGGTATAACGGAAGCCAATGCACCTATAGAAATCGAATTTACGGACGGTACAACGACAATTATTAGTCAGGGACGTGCAGATCAAGATGGAAATTATACCGTTCAGACAGATTTAACAAGGCTAAAAGATGGTGCAATCTCAGGAATCATTAAAACAAAGGATACACATCAAAATATAGGTGCAACGAAAGAAATCTCTGTAACAAAGGATACAGTTGTAACAGATGTGACAACAGTCTTAGGCGATGAGTCAGGTAAAGTATCGACTACAAATGTTACAAGCTATGGACTAAGCGGGACAAGTCAGGAAGAAGGCGCTACGGTGACGATTGAAGTCACAGATGGGATATCGGTAGTCAAGGAAACAGCACTAGTGATAGACGGCAAATACCAATCTCCACTGAATTTATCAAACCTGACAGATGGTACACTCACTGTGACAGCTGTGCAGCAGGACATTGCTGGGAATAGGAGTAATGAATTTACAACAACGATTGAAAAGGATACAGCTGTAAACCAGCCTGTTATTCAAAGTAGTAAATTAACTAGAACTTCGACAGGATACACGTATACAATTCAAGGTATCGGTGAACTAAATAGCAAAGTATACGTTACAATTTCTGGTCAATCAAGTCCTGTCACGATCACGAAGGAATTTCCATTGAACATTACAGACACGTTCACAGCAACCATTGACGTCACATCGTTAAACGGGCAAAAGCCATTCATCACGGTTTCTCAAGAGGATAGCTTTGGAAATGAAAGTAAGCTACTCATTGCAGGAATCTCGTCTTATGTCGTCGGTTCTGGAGACACACTGTGGAAGATTTCAACTGTTCTAGGTACGACGGTCAATGAATTGAAGTCATTGAATCAGCTAACAACTGACATGGTGTATATTGGCCAGCAACTAAAGGTTCCACTTGTGGCCGGGTTAACAGAGGAAGCCATTTCAGAAACACAAGCCTTTAACTTGGGATACCTGTACCATGGAAGCTCAAACACGTATATGGAAACGATGCAGCATACAAAAGGAACCATCAATGTCGTATCACCCACATATTTTGACATCAATCCAGACGGTACACTAAAGCTTACGCAAGTGGTCGATCGGTACTTTATTGCCAACATGCAGTCCAATGGGATACGAGTTGTTCCATTTTTAAGCAACCATTGGGACAGAGCTTTAGGAGAAAAGGCATTGCAAAATCGTGCCGTGCTAACAGACCAGATTGCAGAGGCAGTACGTATTTACAATCTAGATGGTGTCAACATTGATATCGAAAATGTGACACATGAGTACCGAGAAGAATATACCGAATTTGCCAGAATGCTACGGGAGAAAATTCCAGCAGACAAAGAAGTATCAGTTGCCGTGGCGGCCAATCCTTATAACTATCAAACGGGCTGGCACGGTTCCTATGATTATACAAGCCTAGCCGCATCTACTGATTATTTAATGGTTATGGCATACGACGAAAGCTACACAGGAAGTAAACCGGGGCCTGTTGCAAGTGTCCAATTTGTCGAAAAGTCGATTCAATATGCACTGGCTAATGGTGTGCCAAAAGAAAAAATCGTACTCGGTTTAGGGCATTATGGACGGTACTGGATAGAAGGCTCAACTTTCGGAGGTAATGCAATTTCTAATCAACAAGTGTCAGAAGCGGTGAAGCTGTATGGAGGAACTGTGACGTTTGATCAATATAGTATGTCACCGAAGGCAACCTTCACGATTAAAGAAGGCGATCCTAAATTATCTGTATATGGAGTGGTATTAAAGCCAGGAAACTATACCGTATGGTTTGAAAATGAGGAATCCATGAGGGCGAAATTTGAGCTCATTGAGAAATATGGAATTAAAGGGACTGGTAACTGGGGAGTGGAAATGGAAAACCGTGAGTTTTGGACAAGTTTCTCAGAATGGCAAAGTAATGTGCAACAGGTTAATGGGGAAGGTTCTTAG
- a CDS encoding helix-turn-helix transcriptional regulator yields MSNDMDFRRIGPAIRELRIAKGITQKDLSEGICSKNYLSRLESGKVYALWDKLFLLSERLGVDISYFSEIAKYPETDFASTVKQSIRETLKKNDYKTLLKMIKLYKKHPTFSKSNNNLQFLGWHESICISQLDQDFEAARELLQHSLKLTYTPPKYVTEQELAIMNSIGVICFETAQYQLAIDTYLNALKEIRHLRTPIDKKVEIRIIYNLAKALGMTSNFKESTTYCQHGINVCKKSSYNYLLGNLYYLIGYNAFHEGNYQIAKENIEISIQLFRLYDDDYLTKALESLKEIEQKLLQPQG; encoded by the coding sequence ATGAGTAATGATATGGATTTTAGAAGAATTGGACCCGCAATTAGAGAATTAAGAATCGCAAAAGGAATCACTCAGAAGGATTTAAGTGAAGGAATTTGTTCAAAAAATTATTTAAGTAGATTAGAATCCGGAAAAGTCTATGCCCTTTGGGATAAGCTGTTTTTACTGTCTGAACGGTTGGGTGTTGATATAAGTTATTTTTCAGAGATTGCCAAATACCCTGAAACAGATTTTGCTAGTACTGTAAAGCAAAGTATCAGGGAAACATTAAAGAAAAATGATTATAAAACTTTACTGAAAATGATAAAATTATATAAAAAACATCCTACATTTTCAAAAAGTAATAACAATCTGCAATTTCTCGGGTGGCATGAAAGCATATGCATTTCTCAACTGGATCAAGACTTCGAAGCAGCCCGCGAACTATTACAACATTCCTTAAAATTAACCTACACTCCACCTAAGTATGTAACCGAACAAGAACTTGCTATTATGAATAGTATTGGCGTGATTTGTTTTGAAACTGCTCAATACCAATTAGCAATTGATACATATCTAAATGCATTAAAAGAAATTCGACATCTACGAACTCCGATTGATAAGAAAGTTGAAATTAGAATTATTTATAATCTAGCCAAAGCACTTGGTATGACTTCGAATTTCAAGGAGTCCACTACCTACTGTCAACATGGTATCAATGTTTGCAAAAAGAGTTCCTATAATTATCTTCTTGGGAATCTTTACTATCTGATCGGATACAATGCTTTTCATGAAGGAAATTACCAAATAGCCAAAGAAAATATAGAAATAAGTATTCAATTATTTAGGCTATATGATGATGACTATTTAACTAAAGCACTAGAGTCTTTAAAAGAAATTGAACAAAAATTACTACAGCCACAAGGATAG
- a CDS encoding D-glycerate dehydrogenase — MKPNIFITRKIPENALQLLREQCVVEMWDKEDVPVPAELLREKVKTVDGLYCMLSDSINKEMIEEAMNLKVISNLAVGYNNIDIQAASEKGIMVTNTPGVLNEATADLTFALLMATARRIPEASEFVREGTWKSWSPMLLTGQDVFGATIGIIGMGRIGEAVARRAKGFNMNILYHNRNRKEQAEKELGATYVSLDELVTQSDFVVLLAPFTEETKNLIAKKELDQMKENAILINVARGGMVNEADLYEALVQKKIWAAGLDVFEQEPVPLSHPLLTLPNVVVLPHIGSASINTRITMSEVAATNMLQALNGQVPNDLVNTNLLTR, encoded by the coding sequence ATGAAACCGAACATTTTTATTACGAGAAAAATACCTGAAAACGCCCTGCAGCTGTTACGTGAGCAATGTGTGGTGGAAATGTGGGACAAGGAAGATGTCCCGGTACCAGCTGAGCTGTTACGAGAAAAAGTTAAAACAGTGGATGGGCTCTATTGCATGCTGTCAGATTCAATCAACAAGGAAATGATTGAAGAAGCAATGAATTTGAAAGTAATCAGTAACTTAGCTGTTGGCTATAACAATATTGATATACAAGCAGCATCTGAAAAAGGAATAATGGTAACCAATACACCTGGTGTTCTAAATGAAGCAACAGCCGATTTAACATTTGCTCTCTTAATGGCGACTGCAAGAAGGATACCAGAGGCATCTGAATTTGTTCGGGAGGGTACGTGGAAATCTTGGTCACCGATGCTCCTAACTGGACAGGATGTATTTGGTGCAACAATCGGAATTATTGGGATGGGAAGAATCGGTGAAGCTGTTGCGAGAAGAGCAAAAGGATTCAATATGAACATTTTGTATCATAACCGAAACAGAAAAGAACAAGCTGAGAAAGAACTAGGTGCTACATATGTCAGCTTAGATGAGTTAGTAACACAATCTGATTTTGTCGTTCTATTAGCTCCGTTTACGGAAGAAACAAAAAATCTAATTGCAAAAAAGGAATTAGACCAGATGAAAGAGAATGCCATTCTCATTAATGTTGCCCGTGGCGGAATGGTGAACGAAGCGGATCTATATGAGGCATTAGTGCAAAAGAAGATCTGGGCAGCGGGTCTAGATGTATTCGAACAAGAACCGGTCCCACTTAGTCATCCGTTATTAACATTACCAAACGTTGTCGTCCTGCCTCATATCGGATCTGCCAGCATTAATACTAGAATAACCATGTCAGAAGTCGCAGCAACCAACATGCTGCAAGCCCTAAACGGACAAGTCCCAAATGACCTTGTTAACACAAACCTTTTAACGCGTTAA